A genome region from Neptunomonas japonica JAMM 1380 includes the following:
- a CDS encoding type II toxin-antitoxin system HicB family antitoxin: MNTTKKHKGYIGTMEIDCEDNILCGKILYIQDLIMFEADDPKGLQKAFEEAVDDYLATCEEIDKKPDQPLSGTTNIRIGQERHRAVAIKAHQDGISINQLLINAVDFLLEDKSVTNNIHLHVQENASAKEKRNTIDVDYNDLGNPFIDQFNGELSGNTKTTH, from the coding sequence ATGAATACAACAAAAAAACATAAAGGCTATATTGGCACAATGGAAATCGACTGCGAAGACAATATTCTTTGTGGAAAAATTCTATATATCCAAGACCTAATAATGTTTGAAGCAGATGATCCGAAAGGCCTACAAAAAGCATTCGAAGAAGCTGTTGATGATTATCTGGCTACCTGTGAAGAAATAGATAAAAAACCAGACCAGCCGCTATCGGGCACTACTAATATTCGCATAGGGCAGGAAAGGCATAGAGCTGTTGCTATAAAAGCACACCAAGATGGCATAAGCATTAATCAGCTGTTAATTAACGCTGTTGACTTCTTGCTGGAAGACAAATCAGTTACTAACAATATCCATCTGCACGTTCAAGAAAACGCAAGTGCAAAAGAAAAGCGCAACACTATTGATGTCGACTATAACGATCTCGGCAACCCTTTTATCGATCAATTTAATGGTGAGCTAAGTGGAAATACCAAAACTACTCACTAG
- a CDS encoding type II toxin-antitoxin system HicA family toxin: MSRKEKLIQRLCKIPKDFTWTELQSLMKSVGFKEEPSGNGVKFICPETKVIFALHPPHPGNEVKRCYLKNIVARLKEMKRI; encoded by the coding sequence ATGAGCAGAAAAGAAAAGCTCATTCAACGGCTCTGTAAGATACCGAAAGATTTTACTTGGACTGAGCTACAGTCTCTTATGAAAAGCGTAGGATTTAAAGAAGAGCCTTCTGGTAATGGTGTAAAATTTATTTGCCCTGAAACCAAGGTTATATTTGCTTTACACCCTCCACACCCAGGGAATGAGGTTAAGCGATGCTATTTGAAAAACATTGTCGCGCGTCTCAAAGAGATGAAGAGGATTTAG